One window of Candidatus Methylomirabilis tolerans genomic DNA carries:
- a CDS encoding helix-turn-helix domain-containing protein, which produces MKDYRPAKKRIEVSVGESVRILRELQELSQSRLSSLTGIPQPTISAIENDRVRLGVERAKVLARALKCHPGVLVFPGWELPGKAAA; this is translated from the coding sequence ATGAAAGATTACCGTCCCGCAAAAAAGCGTATCGAGGTGTCGGTCGGCGAATCGGTACGGATTCTTCGCGAACTTCAGGAGCTGAGCCAAAGCCGGCTCTCCAGCCTTACCGGAATTCCCCAGCCCACCATCTCGGCCATTGAGAACGATCGAGTCCGTCTGGGGGTTGAACGGGCGAAAGTGCTCGCCAGGGCACTCAAGTGTCACCCCGGTGTGCTGGTATTCCCGGGTTGGGAGCTTCCCGGCAAAGCCGCGGCATAA
- a CDS encoding type II toxin-antitoxin system mRNA interferase toxin, RelE/StbE family, with product MRRIEEHRRVDKQVASIPKDILKRYEKWKDIATISGPPGLRLIRSFRDEALSGEWCGYRSCRLGLQWRVIYRVVPGKLLFQVASITAHDYRRP from the coding sequence ATGAGGCGCATCGAGGAGCACCGCCGTGTAGACAAACAGGTGGCGTCGATCCCAAAGGACATTCTGAAGCGGTATGAGAAATGGAAAGATATCGCGACAATATCCGGTCCGCCGGGACTTCGCCTGATTCGGAGTTTTCGCGATGAGGCATTATCGGGTGAGTGGTGCGGATACCGGTCTTGCCGGCTTGGACTTCAGTGGCGTGTCATTTATCGCGTGGTTCCTGGAAAGCTGCTGTTCCAAGTCGCTTCGATAACCGCACATGACTATCGGAGGCCGTGA
- the alr gene encoding alanine racemase translates to MSIGQGCSRTADRVSLTHRAWVEVDLEAIRHNIATIRRLLKPSTQLMSVVKADGYGHGAVAVARTALSAGASWLAVATVEEGISLRMAGIEAPILLFGPVICTEEIDALAEHRLQPTVCSLDQARRFSEAGLGPIPIHLKVDTGMSRLGVSWHEAQDLLSAIRVLPDVSVVSLYSHLATADAVDPTTAMEQFTRFAKLVDTLQRQGRRPPLVHLANSAATLTFPDTHFDLVRIGLAQYGLYPSSHLQAVVALRPALALKAKIVFVKTVPPGTGVSYGHTFRTARRTRLATVSIGYGDGISRALSNGIDFLVRGRRARQVGTITMDQCLIDITDVPEASDGDVATLLGQDGGERISIAEWAARLETIPYEILTALSPRLPRIFCQA, encoded by the coding sequence ATGAGTATTGGCCAGGGGTGTAGTCGGACAGCCGATCGAGTTTCCTTGACCCATCGTGCCTGGGTCGAGGTCGATCTCGAGGCGATCCGCCACAATATAGCCACCATCCGACGGCTGCTGAAACCCTCCACACAGTTGATGTCGGTCGTCAAGGCTGATGGCTATGGCCATGGTGCTGTTGCGGTCGCTCGGACCGCGCTGTCAGCCGGCGCCTCATGGCTTGCGGTCGCCACAGTTGAAGAAGGAATCTCCCTAAGAATGGCGGGAATCGAAGCGCCGATTCTCCTCTTTGGCCCCGTGATCTGCACAGAGGAGATCGACGCGCTTGCCGAGCATCGGCTGCAACCAACGGTCTGCAGCCTCGACCAAGCCCGTCGCTTCTCCGAGGCGGGTCTGGGGCCGATCCCAATTCACCTGAAGGTCGATACCGGCATGTCCCGCCTGGGAGTCTCATGGCACGAGGCCCAGGATCTCTTGAGCGCGATAAGGGTCCTGCCGGATGTGTCGGTTGTCAGCCTGTACAGCCACCTCGCTACGGCTGACGCGGTCGACCCCACAACAGCCATGGAGCAGTTTACGCGATTCGCAAAGTTAGTAGATACGCTGCAGCGGCAGGGGCGTCGGCCCCCATTGGTGCATCTGGCTAATTCTGCCGCTACCCTGACGTTCCCCGACACTCACTTCGACCTGGTCCGGATCGGGTTGGCTCAGTATGGCCTGTACCCAAGCTCTCACTTACAGGCCGTCGTTGCTCTTCGCCCTGCCCTTGCGCTCAAAGCAAAGATCGTCTTCGTTAAAACCGTTCCACCGGGGACCGGTGTCAGTTACGGTCATACCTTTCGGACAGCGCGCCGGACGCGTTTAGCCACCGTATCGATCGGCTATGGTGATGGAATCTCCCGCGCCCTCTCAAACGGGATCGATTTCCTGGTTCGTGGTCGGCGGGCTCGACAGGTGGGCACGATTACGATGGACCAATGCCTGATCGATATCACTGACGTACCGGAGGCGTCCGATGGGGATGTTGCTACGCTCCTTGGGCAGGACGGGGGGGAACGTATCTCAATTGCAGAATGGGCAGCGCGACTGGAGACCATCCCGTACGAGATCCTCACTGCCCTCTCCCCGCGCCTACCGAGGATATTCTGCCAAGCCTGA
- the tig gene encoding trigger factor, with protein MKVDIEEISSTKRALRIELPPQRLMEKLDTAYLHLAKKVRLPGFRPGKIPRDLLRSRFKDEARQEALRELIPESYSQALKEANLNPVSEPRLEEVVCEVGKPLSYRATFDVKPALQLSGYTGVELYKEKVEATDSEVDRALEHLRERAAEYVPMDGWPALQEDLLVMDYEGFAGGKPLKGVSGRNASILLGAHQFIPEFEAQLHGLKRGEIKEFSLEFPTDYGRRELAGKRVLFRVIVKEVKKKQIPPLDDDFARSVGGCADLLELKEKVKQDLLAHKEREQVGRLKGQLLEKLRAAHPFDPPESLVDAEVKAILDDLRRGVGGQRATPAQNEEEAMQTRARELAEKRVRNSLLLEAVAKQEQLVVSEEELNKEIESTAVALNQKPEAFRKLLQREERIETIRMQLLERKALDLLYERANVVDGVNLVTLA; from the coding sequence ATGAAAGTAGATATCGAAGAGATCAGCAGCACGAAGCGTGCGCTACGAATTGAATTGCCCCCCCAACGCCTCATGGAGAAGCTGGACACGGCCTATCTCCACCTGGCTAAAAAGGTTCGCCTGCCGGGCTTCCGCCCAGGCAAGATCCCGCGAGATCTCCTACGTTCACGCTTCAAGGATGAGGCAAGGCAGGAGGCGCTCCGAGAGCTTATCCCGGAAAGCTATAGTCAGGCGCTCAAGGAGGCTAATCTGAATCCGGTAAGCGAGCCCAGACTGGAGGAGGTGGTCTGCGAGGTGGGAAAGCCTCTCAGCTACCGGGCAACCTTCGACGTCAAGCCTGCGTTACAACTCTCGGGTTATACGGGGGTTGAGCTCTACAAGGAGAAGGTTGAGGCGACGGACTCGGAGGTGGATCGAGCCTTGGAACACCTTCGGGAACGGGCGGCGGAGTACGTGCCGATGGATGGCTGGCCCGCCCTGCAGGAAGACCTCCTGGTGATGGACTACGAAGGCTTTGCCGGCGGTAAACCGCTCAAGGGTGTGAGTGGCCGGAACGCCTCGATCCTTCTCGGCGCCCATCAGTTTATCCCCGAGTTTGAAGCGCAACTCCATGGTCTGAAGAGAGGAGAGATCAAGGAGTTCTCGCTGGAATTCCCGACCGATTACGGGCGGCGGGAGTTGGCGGGAAAGCGGGTACTCTTCAGGGTTATCGTAAAAGAGGTCAAAAAGAAACAGATACCGCCGCTGGATGATGATTTCGCGAGATCGGTGGGTGGGTGCGCGGATCTCCTTGAGCTAAAGGAGAAGGTCAAGCAGGACCTATTGGCACACAAGGAGCGGGAGCAGGTAGGGCGTCTGAAGGGCCAGCTTCTTGAAAAGTTACGTGCCGCCCATCCCTTTGATCCCCCTGAATCGCTGGTTGATGCGGAGGTCAAGGCGATCCTTGATGATCTGAGGCGGGGCGTCGGCGGACAGAGGGCCACCCCTGCTCAGAATGAAGAAGAGGCAATGCAAACCAGAGCAAGAGAGCTTGCAGAAAAACGGGTACGAAACTCTCTCTTGCTGGAGGCAGTCGCGAAGCAGGAACAGCTTGTCGTATCGGAAGAAGAATTGAACAAAGAGATCGAATCGACCGCTGTTGCCTTGAACCAGAAACCGGAGGCCTTCCGCAAACTACTACAGCGGGAGGAACGGATTGAGACTATTCGAATGCAATTGCTGGAGCGGAAGGCGCTCGATCTTCTGTACGAGCGGGCCAATGTGGTGGATGGGGTCAATCTCGTAACCCTCGCCTGA
- the clpP gene encoding ATP-dependent Clp endopeptidase proteolytic subunit ClpP, which yields MQLIPMVVEQTSRGERAYDIFSRLLKDRILFIGAPIDDAESNLVIAQLLFLEAEDPDKDIHLYINSPGGSVTASLAIYDTMQYIKPAIETICMGQAASGAALLLAAGAKGKRYALPHARIMIHQPYGGAQGQASDIQIQAKEILRMRQELDRIIANHTGQPLERIERDSDRDFFMSPEEAKEYGLIDEVIHSRESLSSSATAPAP from the coding sequence ATGCAACTGATTCCAATGGTGGTTGAGCAGACCAGCCGGGGTGAGCGAGCTTACGACATCTTCTCCCGTCTCCTGAAGGACCGGATCCTGTTCATCGGTGCCCCGATCGACGACGCTGAGTCGAATCTGGTGATCGCCCAGCTCCTTTTTCTGGAAGCCGAAGACCCTGACAAAGATATCCATCTCTATATCAACTCACCGGGCGGGTCGGTCACTGCCTCCCTGGCTATCTATGACACGATGCAGTATATCAAGCCGGCTATCGAGACAATCTGCATGGGCCAAGCGGCCAGTGGAGCCGCACTCCTTTTGGCGGCCGGCGCCAAGGGAAAGCGCTATGCCCTCCCCCACGCGCGGATCATGATCCACCAGCCATACGGGGGAGCCCAGGGGCAGGCGTCCGACATCCAGATCCAGGCAAAAGAGATCCTTCGGATGCGACAGGAACTGGATCGGATTATCGCAAACCACACCGGTCAGCCGCTGGAACGAATTGAGAGAGACAGCGACCGCGACTTCTTCATGTCTCCTGAGGAGGCCAAAGAATACGGCCTGATTGACGAGGTGATCCACTCGCGCGAGAGTCTTTCATCATCAGCCACAGCCCCAGCGCCATAG